Part of the Natronobacterium gregoryi SP2 genome, CAGACGACGACGTGTATCACGTCGACGCGACCGTCGTCTCTACCGACTACGAACGGTACGACGGGGATTTGATGCTGGAACTCGAGTACGACGACACCGAACACCCCCTCGATGTCGGTGGCTACGACCTGCAGTACGCGGTCGACGAAAACAGCTCGCTCGTCGACAACGAGGTCGAACTCGAGACCGAGTTCGAGGTCGTCGAGCCGACGCTCGAGTGGACCGAGGACGCGAAAGCAGTGTCGAACGACGCCAACGCGACGGTAACTGGAACGACAAACATCGCCCCTGGAAGCTCGATTACCACCAGTGCGCGGGCAGCAGACGCGTTTACAGCCGCTGCCGACGCCGTCGTCGAAGCTGACGGGAGCTTCACTGCCGGTTACGACTTCAGCGAGTACGAGCACGGCCTCGAGTTCGAACTCCAGGCGTATCCGGACGCGCAGACCGCCTACGAGGCTGACGGTGCACTGATGGACGAGGTCAGTTCCGTTCTTGCGAGTGTTCTTTCCGCGTCGATCGATCTCGACGTCGACGCACCCGCCGAAGTCGAAGCCGGCGACGCGGCCTCGCTCGGCGTTACCGTCGAAAACGAGGGCAACGAATCCGTGGACGTCGACATTACTGTCGTCATCGACGACGAGGAGGTTGAAGACACGACAGTCTCTCTCGAGGCGGGCGAGCGGTGGCTCGACCGGTTCGTCGTCGACACTGACGGCGGAAGCGACGTCGAGTGGCTCGTCGCTGCCGGCGATGTCTCCGATAGCGACACTCTGCAGATCGTCGGCGAGGACGACGACGAGCCACTCGACGTCGACGCCGACGAAGCCACCGAAGCCGATACCGCCGATGTCGACGACGAGTGGTCCGACCCAGCCGAAGACGAAGACGAGGATGAGATGCCTGGATTCGGCGCTGCAGTCGCCGTCCTCGCCCTGCTCGTCACGGCCGGAGCGGCGCTGTTCGGTCGAAGCTAGGACGAGTCACTCGAGCAGTCCTCGTACGGCGGCTCCCGGTAGAAGTAGTTCGGCGTTTCGACTCTGTTTTCGTACTTCTTGTGGAAAATGTGCGTCGACGCTGGCGACACCGGTGGGATGAGCCACGACCAGTCGCCGGTTACTTCGCGGTCGGCTTGCTCTTCTCGTTGTTCGAACGCCTCGAACTGTTCTGCGGCCGTGTGGTGGTCGACGATTCTTACTCCTGTCCGATCGTAGGAGTGTAACACTGCACGGTTCAGTTCGACGATCGCCTCGTCTTTCCACAGGTCTCGGTTCCGAGAGGTGTCCAGGCCGAGTCCGTCTGCCACCGCGGGGAGTACGTCGTACCGGTCTTCGTCGGCGAAGTTCCGCGCGGCGATCTCGGTCGCCATGTACCAGCCATTGAACGGCGCGGCCGTATACTGGAGGCCGCCGATCTCGAGTCGCATGTTCGAGATGACGGGGACGGCGTACCATTGGAGGTCGAGATCGGCGATCCAGTCGTGGTCGGGGTGGTGGATCGGCACCTCGAGGGCGAGATCGTCAGGGACCTCGAACAGTTCCGGTTCGTTGTCTCGGAGCTGGACGACGAGTGGCAAGACGTCGTAGTCGGTCTCGTCACCCTCCCACCCGCGAGACTGACAGTACTCGGTGAACTCGACTTCGGCAGGGTCGCCGACGATGCCGTCGTCGGTCTCGTAGCCAGCGTAGCGAACGAGCTGGTGATTCCAGATCTGGACCTGCTGTTTGCCACGGACCATCGGTTCGAACACGGTGATCGTCGGCCGAATGTCGCCGTCGTTAGTCGCGTACTCGAGGTGGTGACAGAGAGCGTCGTAGACACTCTCGGCGTCGTCTGCGTCGCGAGCGTCGATCACGTCGAGCGTCTCCCAGAAGAGGCGGCCGATACAGCGGTTGCTGTTTCGCCAGGCCATCCTCGCACCGTGTTCGAGTTCTTCGGGCGTGTGCTCGTAGTGTCCCGACTCGGCGATCGAGGCGCGGATCTCGGCGAGACGGGGTTCGATCTCGTCTTCGTTCTCGAGTTCGGCGTAACACTGCCGGACGAACGCTTCGGCCTCGGCGTACAAGTCCTCCGGGTCGTGCTCCGGCACGGGCGCGTGCATGTTTTGATCGCAGGAGTGAACGAGTTTAGCGTCGTCGGTTCAACCCATTCCTGTTGGTTCGAAGCGACGCTCGGCCGAAAGCAGCGACGTTCTCGGCTACCGATCACTTCGTCCCGGGTTCGGACGCACCGTCGACTTCGAGGACCCGCCCGACCACACGGCCGTCCGCTATTCGATCGACGATTTCGACCGCAACTGGTTCGTCTGGCGGCCGTTCCTCGAGCTGATCCACACCCTCGACGACGGCGACGGCGACGGGGCTGGCCTCGTTCGGGTGGTCGGCGACCAGTCGGCCGTCGCGTTCCTCGAGATGGAGACGGAACGTCTCGCCGACGCCGAGGGACTCTCCAAGCAGGTCGCGGATGGAGGTCATCAGAAGCGGTGAATGTCGGTCTCGTCGGTCTCTCGTCCCGGCCGTGCCTGAGAAGCACAGTCGGCACAGAGTCCGAGACGCCGCTCGTAGTGTTGTGCGCAGGCGAGCGTCCCGCAGTTCCCGCATCGCTCCTGTGCCGGGCGCGATTCACAGATCTGGCAGAGGCCGCTGACGCTCATACCCACTGTACGGACTCGAGCGTCTTGAAACCGGGCCCGGCGGCCGTGTCGTCGGTGCAGTCGAAGAGTTCGCCGACGACCTCGAGAGAGCGGTGAGCGAACTGATCGACGCCCTCGCGGACGACCACGTCGCAGAAAGTGACTTCGGCGAATCGTTGGCAGTCGGACGCGAAACGCGTTCTCCGGGCCGAATCGTCTCGATAAATGTTGGCATTCTACGGGAAGGCTTTTGCACTGTGAGTCTCTATCACTCCCTATGAGCCGTGACCGGGTCCTCCTCGAGCGGGCCCTGGAACGTGGCGAACAGGACGGTGGCAACGTCGAGTTCAAGGAACGACTCTCACGGGACGTCCACCTCGAGGGTGGTCGGCGGGAAAGCCTGGCAGCACAGCTTCGACACCGCCTGCTGTCGGGCGACGGCGAGGCGACCTACGTGGTCGGCGTCACCGACGACGGCGGCCTGGCGGGGATCGATCCGGACACCTTCTCCGAGACGATGGACGTGCTCTCTTTGCTCGCCGAAGAGGCCGACGCACACATCGACGACGTCCAGACGTGGGGCATCGAGGGCGGAATCGTCGGCGTCGCACTCATTCAGGAAGGGGGCGTCCTCGAGACCGACGACGAGCACGTCGTGGTCGGCACGGCCGGCCACGTCGACCACGGAAAGAGTACGCTCGTGGGGTCGCTCGTGACGGGCAAGCCGGACGACGGGGACGGGGCGACTCGAGCTTACCTCGACGTCCAGCCACACGAGGTCGAACGTGGGCTCTCGGCGGATCTTTCGTATTCGGTCTACGGCTTCGACGACGACGGTCCCGTTCGGGTCCGAAACCCGAACCGCAAGTCCGATCGGGCGGCGGTCGTCGAAGAGGCGGATCGGCTGGTCTCGTTCGTCGACACCGTCGGCCACGAGCCCTGGCTGCGGACGACGATCCGCGGACTCGTCGGGCAGAAACTCGACTACGGGCTGCTCGTGGTCGCTGCCGACGACGGGCCAACCCGCACCACGCGCGAGCACCTCGGCGTCCTGCTGGCGACCGACCTCCCCACTATCGTCGCGATCACGAAGACCGACGCGGTCAGCGACGAACGCGTCGAAGAAGTAGAACGCGAGGTCGAGAGTCTGTTGCGCGAGGTCGACAAATCGCCGCTGCGGGTCTCTCGCCACGGTGTCGACGCCGCCGTCGAAGAGATCAACGAGCGCGTCGTCCCTATCGTCGAGACGAGCGCGATCACGATGGAGGGGCTCGACACCCTAGACGTCCTGTTCGACCGGCTCCCGAAGACCTCCCAGGACGACGGCAAGTTCCGGATGTACGTCGATCGCAGCTACTCGGTTACCGGCGTCGGTGCGGTCGCCTCCGGCACTGTCATGTCCGGCGAGGTCGAGGCCGGCGACGAACTCCTGATCGGGCCGACCTCCGACGGCCGTTTCCGGGAGGTCGAGGTGCGCTCGATCGAGATGCACTACCACCGCGTCGACCAGGCCCAGGCCGGCCGCATCGTCGGTATCGCCCTGAAAGGGATCAACGAAACCGCCATCGAACGAGGCATGGTCCTCCTCCCACGAGATGCCGAGCCCGACCCCGTCCGCGAGTTCGAGGCCGAAGTGATGGTGCTCAACCACCCCACCCGGATCGGCGACGGCTACGAACCCGTCGTCCACCTCGAGACGATCGGCGAAGCCGCCGCCTTCTACCCCGAAGACGGTCGACTGCTGCCCGGTGACACTGGGAAGACCACCGTCGAGTTCAAGTTCCGACCGTACCTCGTCGAGGAGGGCCAGAAGTTCGTCTTCCGCGAGGGACGAAGTAAAGGGGTCGGTACGGTGACGGACGTTCACCCGATGGACTGACGTTACAACTGACACTCCCGCCCGATCTCTCGTTCGTACGCCGATTTGATCCGTTCGAACGCCGCTTTGCCGAACGCCGTTCGCAGCCGTGGGGCCGCCGTCGCGAAGAACTCGTCCAGCCCGTCGTACTCCTCGAAGTGCTCGTTCGTCCCGTCCGTCTCGTAGCGCCCCTCTCGCTCGTACTTCAGCGCCTGCAGGCAGTTCTCGAGCAGGTCCACGTCCTTGACGAAACAAGCGGTCGGCGTCTCGCGGGCCTCGTACTCCGCCCAACGCGATCGTAACTGTGACTCGAGTCCGAACGGCGCGAGCAGGTCGTCTATCGCCTCGCGCTCGGTCCGTTCTTTCTCGGCCTCGGAGATCCGATCCCGCCCCTGCCCCGCTCGAGTCGGGACGTCGCCGGTGCGGGCCTCCGCGAGGTCGTGAACGAGTGCCATCTCGACGGCCCGCTGGCGGTCGACGGCGTCGTCGACTGCCTCGTGGTCGGCGTAGAGCAGACAGAGCGTGGCCGTCCCCCAGGTGTGGCCGGCGACGGACTCGGGCTCGTCGACGTCGCGCAACTGCCAGCCCGTCCGGCGTTCGTCTTTTAGCTCGAGAAACTCGAGGACGGACGCGAGTTCGGCAGCCTCCATCAGAGATCGAACGACTCGAGCAAGACGTCCTCGTCGGTCTCGCCGTGGACGTACGTCGGACCGCCGATCACGTCGACGGTTACCTTCGCGGGCGCAAACAGGTCGGCGGGAACCTCTTCGAACTCCCACTCGAGGTCGTCGAACACCGCTTCGAACGGGCGACCGTGGTCTTCGGCGGCCGTCGACGGGATCGAGTCGAAAACGTCGTCGTCCTCACGGACCGTGAGGTGTGCGGTGCCACCGTAGGCGATCGCGTCGTTCGTGCGTGCGATAGCTGTCCGCTCGTCGTCGGCGACTGGTGCGACCGGCGCACGACCGGTCGCGGAGACGATGTCGAGCGGACCGTACCCCAGTTCGGTGAGTCGAAACGTCGCGAGTTCGGCCGCGCGCGCAGCGTTCGTGATGCTTCCGGCGATGCTCGCCGTCGGATAGGCAAGCAAGAAGACGCTGCTCGTCTCGACCTCGGCGAGTTCGGCAACCTGCTCGGCGGCCGATTCGGGCGGTAGCTCGTCGGTCTCGACGGCCAGTGCCGTCAAGTCGAACGCGTCGGTGTAGCCGATCCGGCGGAACTCGTCTTCCTCGGCCACAAGCGCGCGTGCGGGACCGCTGCCCAACCCCTCGAAGTCCTCCGTCGCCAGTTCCCAGCCGGCTTTCTGGGAACACAGCAACGAGAGAGCAGGCTGGTCGGTCGTCAGTTCCACGTACGGAACCGGTGCGTCGCCGACCGACCCCAGCTCGTGACTCGGCGTCGCCATCCCCGCCGTCTGGATCTCGGTCAGTAACAGTCCGGCCTCCACACCGCCGTCGAACTCGATCCCGAAGTCCAGTACCGTCGCCTCGTTCTCGAGATCGTAGCCGCCGACGTTGAGCTCCTCGGCATAGTCGAGCGCTTCGTCGACGAGTTCGATCGCCATTCGGTTCAGGCTCTCCATGGGCTCACTTTAGCCTCCCGCGTAAAACCGTTTGCCAGTTCGCGTCCGACCAGCGTCGGACTCGTGTCAGACCGCCGGCTCGTAGCCGGCGTCCTCGATCGTTCCACTGATCGTTCCCTCGTCGACGGTCTCCTCGTCGTGTTCGACGCGAACCTCGCCCGACTCGTGGTCTGCAGTCACCGACGAAACGCCAGACAGCGCCTCGAGCGCGTCGACGACGCTCTCTTCGCAGCCGTCACAGGCCATGCCATCGACCTCGAGTGTGGTCTGTTCCATACGCGAGCAGACGGCAGGAAGCGGGTTGAGTGTTCCCCTTTCGGGACGCTACTCGTCCATACTCGTCGGTGGCCGACCGAGTTTCTCTTCGACGGCCTCGACTTTTGCCGCCGCAGTCGTCTCGCTCGTGCGCTTGTCGTCGATTTTCAACACTGTACTGACGCGGTCGCC contains:
- a CDS encoding BGTF surface domain-containing protein; this translates as MKGRAAFLTVILVLIGLTTVAVVAGSAAADPGHERVGPETDGGLPSLDLADGAAESNATENASIEFVEDASGESGDVIDVPISLEHADAGYVQLVDYDGGQFKAVTGFETDGNSVGEAILQFNTYAPADEASWNVHGDYEDDVSLTETRYATAPADERLAADEYGMVAGLQLDDTYETPVIESGYDTDTSTVTVDEPTPPTNITTSIAPIDADLEGKDEYRDATITNRSAVAAGDSLLVTVEDFGYSGLVREFDGGESLDEELGGEMVELTIVEQVGWWYVESRVWSTDSDVSAPDDDVYHVDATVVSTDYERYDGDLMLELEYDDTEHPLDVGGYDLQYAVDENSSLVDNEVELETEFEVVEPTLEWTEDAKAVSNDANATVTGTTNIAPGSSITTSARAADAFTAAADAVVEADGSFTAGYDFSEYEHGLEFELQAYPDAQTAYEADGALMDEVSSVLASVLSASIDLDVDAPAEVEAGDAASLGVTVENEGNESVDVDITVVIDDEEVEDTTVSLEAGERWLDRFVVDTDGGSDVEWLVAAGDVSDSDTLQIVGEDDDEPLDVDADEATEADTADVDDEWSDPAEDEDEDEMPGFGAAVAVLALLVTAGAALFGRS
- a CDS encoding nitric oxide synthase oxygenase, with translation MHAPVPEHDPEDLYAEAEAFVRQCYAELENEDEIEPRLAEIRASIAESGHYEHTPEELEHGARMAWRNSNRCIGRLFWETLDVIDARDADDAESVYDALCHHLEYATNDGDIRPTITVFEPMVRGKQQVQIWNHQLVRYAGYETDDGIVGDPAEVEFTEYCQSRGWEGDETDYDVLPLVVQLRDNEPELFEVPDDLALEVPIHHPDHDWIADLDLQWYAVPVISNMRLEIGGLQYTAAPFNGWYMATEIAARNFADEDRYDVLPAVADGLGLDTSRNRDLWKDEAIVELNRAVLHSYDRTGVRIVDHHTAAEQFEAFEQREEQADREVTGDWSWLIPPVSPASTHIFHKKYENRVETPNYFYREPPYEDCSSDSS
- a CDS encoding GTPBP1 family GTP-binding protein, which gives rise to MSRDRVLLERALERGEQDGGNVEFKERLSRDVHLEGGRRESLAAQLRHRLLSGDGEATYVVGVTDDGGLAGIDPDTFSETMDVLSLLAEEADAHIDDVQTWGIEGGIVGVALIQEGGVLETDDEHVVVGTAGHVDHGKSTLVGSLVTGKPDDGDGATRAYLDVQPHEVERGLSADLSYSVYGFDDDGPVRVRNPNRKSDRAAVVEEADRLVSFVDTVGHEPWLRTTIRGLVGQKLDYGLLVVAADDGPTRTTREHLGVLLATDLPTIVAITKTDAVSDERVEEVEREVESLLREVDKSPLRVSRHGVDAAVEEINERVVPIVETSAITMEGLDTLDVLFDRLPKTSQDDGKFRMYVDRSYSVTGVGAVASGTVMSGEVEAGDELLIGPTSDGRFREVEVRSIEMHYHRVDQAQAGRIVGIALKGINETAIERGMVLLPRDAEPDPVREFEAEVMVLNHPTRIGDGYEPVVHLETIGEAAAFYPEDGRLLPGDTGKTTVEFKFRPYLVEEGQKFVFREGRSKGVGTVTDVHPMD
- a CDS encoding HD domain-containing protein, producing MEAAELASVLEFLELKDERRTGWQLRDVDEPESVAGHTWGTATLCLLYADHEAVDDAVDRQRAVEMALVHDLAEARTGDVPTRAGQGRDRISEAEKERTEREAIDDLLAPFGLESQLRSRWAEYEARETPTACFVKDVDLLENCLQALKYEREGRYETDGTNEHFEEYDGLDEFFATAAPRLRTAFGKAAFERIKSAYEREIGRECQL
- the mch gene encoding methenyltetrahydromethanopterin cyclohydrolase, whose product is MESLNRMAIELVDEALDYAEELNVGGYDLENEATVLDFGIEFDGGVEAGLLLTEIQTAGMATPSHELGSVGDAPVPYVELTTDQPALSLLCSQKAGWELATEDFEGLGSGPARALVAEEDEFRRIGYTDAFDLTALAVETDELPPESAAEQVAELAEVETSSVFLLAYPTASIAGSITNAARAAELATFRLTELGYGPLDIVSATGRAPVAPVADDERTAIARTNDAIAYGGTAHLTVREDDDVFDSIPSTAAEDHGRPFEAVFDDLEWEFEEVPADLFAPAKVTVDVIGGPTYVHGETDEDVLLESFDL
- a CDS encoding heavy-metal-associated domain-containing protein produces the protein MEQTTLEVDGMACDGCEESVVDALEALSGVSSVTADHESGEVRVEHDEETVDEGTISGTIEDAGYEPAV